From the genome of Pieris rapae chromosome 18, ilPieRapa1.1, whole genome shotgun sequence:
CCGGCCACAACTGAGTATGAAGTATGAATATGTATGAAGACTAACTTCtgacataacataaaattgtcGTCCCTTCTTCATTCCCAAGTTCAAAATTagctacttatttattttagcttaTTAGTTTTCTAAGATTCGTCTCGCAAAACCAACCTAACAGTTTAGGCACCTCTTCTTCGGATTAATTGCGGATAAAACAGAATAAGCTCTACTTATCCAGAGCTTGGCATATTCCCTATTTGGctgatcaatatttaaaaaaatatatatttatttagtattttagcACATAAATGAGCCTGCCATGTGTCTATGTAAAAATCCAgtctatataaatagaatttctGTTCATACATTACTTCATTTTCTACTATTTACGcaacaaatttattcaataagaaGACAGCGTTTTCTATTTTTCCAACTCTAGCTCTCTatcattaagagtgtccatgtataattaaacatcaggtgatccTGTTCtctctgttctataaagaaaagaaaatagcACGACTTGTTTTTCAGATGTAGCGATGTAACAAACGCCCGCTGACCTCATAACCGACAGAAATCGACGGCTCTTAAACTAAAAGCCACACATCCTTGAATACAAACTACAAAGTTTAGTGGCTTTCAAACGAGCGAGTAGCAAACATGTATGTAACAAACATgttgtgtttattattgtttttattacacgCGAACGGGCAGGAGTTTGGTGagtgattttagtttattgGTTTGATAACTACatacatactaataataaaacacgcGAAATTCGCGAATGCTGTTAGAATGCATTATTTTGGAGTTGGTAGATTCTCGGAAGATTATATCACTCTAATACTGAATGAATAAAGAAGCTAAAACAACTAGttcaattaaatcaaaaaatatatatttaaatattaattaaaaatttcattctAACAAAAGCTAGATACAAAACTTTCAACTGCAGCGGTacaagtgaaaaaaaaaacaacttgtTATTCTGAAAATTAGACTTTCACGTTTATActcaattttgtatttgtttataataacttgTAAACAAGGAAATTGGCACGCGTGTTATGGACGTTCTTTATAATCACTTATTGGTTATTACTTGTAAAGAAACACCATCATATCACATAAACAtagatataacatttattactaccacacacacacagaaaaaagaatataataataatgaaaaataacgaaaaatatatagaaatagcatataacataaatacgaaataaataaataataatatttagttatttatttcgtaatcctacagctaacaaaaataatatataataacaaactctTACACCATCACAAAGATGGTGTGAGGgtatgctcatgatgcaggtgattttactttaattatatataaactattaattagGTCGTATGCGTCGCCAACTTTGCACGGCGCCAATCTAATAGTTAaatgttaacaatattattattttttccacaGATGCCGATTGTATTACGCCAACAGGCCTGGCAAGTCACTGCATCTCTATCCACGACTGCGGGAAATTGAAGCCACTCATACGACTACCTCCCGCACAACGGGAGACACTCAAATCCTGGCACTGTGGTTATGATGGAGACGTACCTAGAGTAAGCTATATGGACCATTTACTTGTAGATTAGGTTTATTTGAatcacccgtatcacctcgacgttctttccacaactgagcgttttgaagctgcccactgaagtatttccgaactaattcgacttcgtccttcaagaaaaaagttCCACTTTCTTGTTTGTTCATTTGTTCCACACATGCctgcaatgcactcgcgatccctttggcattgagagtgctcatagacggtatcacttaatatcagggtTTTTCCTAATGCTGGGTGcattataagttatatatataaaataatgtaaattgtgTTAGGCACACGAACGGCTTGGCTAAAAGCTATATTTATTCCACAAGAAccaaatctttaataatttgtcaattgCAAATGATacttatctttttattattatggtagCAGTCTTTGCCTAGTGGGTCTCAATCCacagacacacacacaccggTTGAACGTTCACATCGTATGCATTGGCACTTGCTCGTACAGTGAGGGCAAAAATTTGTACTGTGGGGCTTCAGACACTCTTTAAACCTTTCGTTTTTGGTGTTTTTGTACTCTACTAAAAGAAATGCCACATGCCAACGCCCATAAAGCACTGTAGCGACACAagtgaattattaatacatgaaCCAGGTATGCTGTCCCCCCACCACGCCAAAGACCAGATGCCATACAGTCATGGGAAAGGAGGGTGTATGCGTCAGCACTCAAGCCTGTCCAAGCATTGCAAAACGTCTGAAACCACCCGTCAGTAGTGAAAATCTAGAGTATGTTATAAGGTCcaagtaagtatattttttattatacaaaaatcaaaataaaataaattagtagcgctataacctttttaagtcttggcctcaaatttctgtatctgttttgagatcatttatcaatctaatcGGTAAGTAGGTTGtcaaccttctgtgcctgacacgccgtCGACGTTTTGGGTCTATGGCAAGTTggattcctcacgatgttttccttcaccattcgcgCAAATTACACAAATAGACAGAAAAAAGTCTATTAGTGCACTGCCGGGGTTCAACACACCtactactataataataattttactgttaTGATGACTCTCTTCTAAAATTAGCCATTAAAATTGTCTATAGATGTCGAGGTCCAGCGGAATTGAACGTGTGTTGTGAAGAGCCAGTACGTAAACCAACAAATGAGCATATGAAAGCGAACATAACAGCAGAAGacagaattaatattaacacttCGAATCCCACTGAGAAAGTCACGGCAAACCCAGTATCAACCAACAATCTGCCAAATACGAATTCCATAGATATACTAAACTGCGATACGGTAGACATTCCAGACCCCGAGAGTGGTTGTTGTGGAATCGACAGTACAAGCGGAAACAGAATTATcggtaaacaataatttaaatattagacaTATAAAATCTCTTATACCAGCTGCGAGATGTTACCAAGTTTATTATGGTTAAACTTTGAAgagaaattaaattctgtttttttattacaattaaataatcacaACCAGCGAATGTTATACtcctgaataataataaaaaccggTTTAATTTGCAATCATTAGAAAAGATGACTTTAGACCTCAGATTAgcaatacacattttttttatccatGATATATTAGTTTCCTTCGGTACCGTTGATCGGAACCACTTCAAGGTCTCTAGCTTTTTGCAAATATATatccatggctttctttcttCAGTCACTTCCTGCTAACACTTCTATCAACCTTTTAAAGAAACTACTATAGTAATTAGATTTTCTTCGcggtataaatttaataataaattttaggaGGAAACGCTACTGCAATAGATCAATATCCATGGTTAGCTCTCTTAGAGTACTCCAACACACGTTGGATTTGTGGTGGAACACTTATTAGCAGACGTTGGGTCCTAACTGCTGCGCACTGTCTCGTCACGCACGAAATGAAGAGCAGAAACGCGTAAGTAATGAACACTATGTGCTGACGAATTGGCCTATTAACAGGTTGATAGAAACCCTATCTATttctactaaatatatataatagtaattat
Proteins encoded in this window:
- the LOC111000008 gene encoding phenoloxidase-activating enzyme; this translates as MYVTNMLCLLLFLLHANGQEFDADCITPTGLASHCISIHDCGKLKPLIRLPPAQRETLKSWHCGYDGDVPRVCCPPTTPKTRCHTVMGKEGVCVSTQACPSIAKRLKPPVSSENLEYVIRSKCRGPAELNVCCEEPVRKPTNEHMKANITAEDRININTSNPTEKVTANPVSTNNLPNTNSIDILNCDTVDIPDPESGCCGIDSTSGNRIIGGNATAIDQYPWLALLEYSNTRWICGGTLISRRWVLTAAHCLVTHEMKSRNAQSVRLGDYNITNPGIDCVEVEGGGTDCIAEPLSITIDKTIIHPEYRAPKIFVEPNDIALIRLQELAPYTDFIRPICLPLSDVLQSPPANMKLLVAGWGAMSETKSSSDVKLHVDLPFFDQQSCRKLYSLKGKPIIWDKQMCAGGEDNKDSCSGDSGGPLMYSEGKKPLQITGITSFGVKQCGFKGRPSIYTKVISYVDWIRSVAKP